In Phycisphaerae bacterium, the DNA window CACGACACTGACAATGCCGCCCATGCGGGCAATGGCCACCGCCTGCTGCATGGCCTCTACGCTTCCGGAGGCCTCCATGACGTAATCCGCGCCGACGCCGCCGGTGAGGTCCTCGATGACTTCCTGCAAATCCTGCCGGCGCACGTTTACAACAACGTCGGCCCCAAGTTCATGACCGAGTTGCAGCTTGGCGTCGACGGTACCTGTCAGGACAAGCTTGCCCGCACCGCAGGCCTCGGCCGCCTGAAGCCCAAGCAAGCCGATAGGCCCATCACCGAGGATGACACAGACGGCCCCGGGCTCGAACGGAGCCTTGCGGATGGCCTTGACCACGGTCGCGGCCGGCTCGGTCATGGCCGCCTCCTCGAAGCTGACCGTATCGGGCACTCGGAACGTGTGGCGGGCCGGCATGGTGAGATACTCGGCGTAAGCTCCATCCTTACCGCGGCACAGACCGACTTCGATTTTGGAAAGACACAGGTTGTACGACCCGCGAAGGCAGTTTTCGCAGCGGTGACAGCCGATCGTGACGTCGCCGGTGACCCGGTCGCCTACTGAGAACTCGGTCACCTTCCGCCCGCGCTCGACCACGACGCCGGACCACTCGTGGCCGAGGGTGATGGGATACTGCGTCCAGCCCATCTTGAAATAGGCCATGGTACCGCGGTACATCTCCGCGTCGGTGCCGCAGACGCCGACACATTTGACCTGCACCAGGACTTCATCGTCGGCACAGACGGGTTGGGGAACGTCCAGATACTCGATCTGGTTCGGTCCGGTCAGACGAGCTGCTTTCATGACGTGGGCCTCTTTGGGTGCGGTTCTTCGGTCCCGACCTCTTCCGCGATACCGCTTATACGCCGGACGGGCCCAAAATCAAGCCGCCTCGACACCCGTTTGGGCACGAGCTGCTGCTTCTTTGCTTTCTTTCCTCGCCGTAGTCCACCTCCGTTATCGTTCTCGCTATACTGTGCGGTCTGCTAGGATGAAGGGGCGATCTGGCCATGCACAAGACCTACACTTGGGAATACCGCATCGATCTGTCGCCCTACGACAAGCTCGTGGGCGTGGTGGAGGCGTTTTTCTGCACCTGCCCGGCCGGCGACTACACCTGTGAGCATCGCGAAGCCTACAAGCTGCGATTTCGCCGTGGGGCATGGAGAAAAACGTTGCTGGGTCTCGGCCGGTGGCAGCCGGTGGCGCTGGTCAAGGGGCAGTTCAACCAGTGGCCGGTCGTGGTGCACGCCCTGATCCGCCCGTCGCCGCAAACCTATCGCGTGATGCTCCGTTACGAACTCTCCCTGCCCGATGGCGTGCGCGAGCTTCAACCGGAGGTTCAGGCTTCAGTCGCCCAGCACATTCGCCGCGAACTCGAGGATCTGAGCGCCTACCTCGCCGAGTGCGCCGGCCAGCCGACCCCACCGGAAGTGGTGGCCGTGTAGGCAGGGTTCAGGGTTCAGTAGGGCACGGTCGAAGCCGCCAAAGGCGGCGCAGACCTGCCGCGAACTCTCTGGTGGATTTCCTCATTCCTTTGTCCCGCCGCGCCAGATCTTCGCCATTCGGACTTCGGCATTTACTGCTCACTGGGCTTTCGGCACTGGTCATTCGCCGCGTTCCGTTCAGTCCCCCCTTGGCAGGGGGAAAGATCAGGCGCGCTCGATCCTCACCGGCTCACCGTCGCGGGATGTGGACAATTCGCTGAGATCGCCGATGACGCGGCCGATCGGCACCACATTGCTGGCCGCTCGGGGTTCGTCGCCCTTGGAGGCCGGCGTAGGGCCCCAGAAAATGCAGAAAGCCGCACCCGGCGGCCAGTAGGCCAGCTCGCCGACGCTCATCTCGGTTCGCATCGAGTCGCTCCTGTCACCCTCGACTGGAATAGTGAAATAGATCTCATCGCCCCAGCGATTCACCTCGCCGTCGATCGGCAGGGCGTCGAGAATTCTCGCGGCCGTGCCGGAGTCGTTAAGTTCGGCATCGAAGACCATCTCTCCGATCGTGATTCGGATGGCCTGAGGCATGGAATGGCTCCTATGACTGTCATCCCTCGTGCGAAGCAGAAAGCGGCACGTGGGGCGGCGTCGAGGTCGCCGCAGTGACCGAGACCTGCCGCTGAGTGACGCAGAGTCCTTTGCAGTGCGGGACGCGTTCCCAGCCCGCTATTGACCTGCAGAATGCCGGTCCCACACTATGATTGCCTCTGCGTTTCTACTCAAGCTTCGAGGCGGCAGGTCTCCGCCGCCTACGGCGTCTCCAACCGTGCCCTACCTCAGTCCTCGCGCTCCGCATCGTGCTCGAACCGCCTTAGCGGGCAGCCTTCGCAGCGGGCTCTTGGACGGCAGTGCTTCTTACCGACGTCGACCAACAGTGCATGGTACTCGTTGAACAGCTTCACGTCATCGGGCAAATTGGACTCGAACAGTTCCTTGATCTCGTCATAGTCCGCCGACCGGTCGATCAGGTGGTGCCGATAGAGGATCCGCGCGGTGTAGGCGTCGACGACAAAGCTCGGCTTCTGTCCGGCGTACAACAGAATCGCGTCAGCCGTCTCGCGGCCGATGCCTGGGATTTCAAGCAGTCCCTCGCGAAGCGACGACACGGACATCTCGAACATGCGGTCGAGATCCAGGTCGAACCGGTCGTGGAACCATTGGATGAAGCTTTTGAGCCGCCGGGCCTTGACGTTGAACGTCCCGGCCGGCCGGATCAGCTCGGCCAGCTCTTCAAGGGACAGCTCGTGCAGGCGCTTCCAGTCGAGGGCCTTGGCTCGCTTCAGGTTATCGATCGCCCGCTCGACGTTGCGCCAGGCGGTGTTCTGGGTGAGGATCGCCCCGATGATCACTTCGGTGGGCGTCTGCGCGGGCCACCAGTGTTGTGGCCCGAGGGCGTTGTACATCGCGTCATAAAACGCCCGCAACGTCTGCGAAGTCCGGCTGCTCATGTGCTCACCTGGCTTGGTCCCGAGTAACCTTGCGAAAATGCTCCACACGGTTTTGCAGGACCTTCACTACGCCGGCATAGTGCCGCGCCAAATCCGGTTTCTTGGCCACGTTGTTCATCTCCTCCGCGTCGTGGGTCAGGTGGTAGAGAACGTCGTAGTTGTTGTCCTGACGCAGGTAGCGGGCATACTTGTACTGGCTGGTGACCAGCCCGCGGATCAGGATCGACCGGCCGGAATCCTGAGCATCATACTCGATGAAACGTTCGTCGGGCAGGGCATTCGACTCGGGATTCCTCAGCAGCGCAACAAGCGAGTGCCCGTGCATCATGGGCGAGCGCGGCAAGCCGGCCAGTTCGCAGATCGTCGGGGCCAGGTCCACCAGGCTCACGGTGCGGGCACACCGGCCCCCGCCGGGAACCAGCTTCGGATAGCGCACAACCAGCGGGCAACGGACCATGACGTCGTAGATGAACGGCCCGCGACCATAGAGGCCGTGCTCGCCAAGGGCAAAACCCCCGTCGCTGGTGATGATCACCACTGTCTTTTCGCGGAGATGCAACTCATCCAGACGAGCCGCTAATCGGCCGATGTTCTCGTCCATTCGCGAGACCATGGCGGCATATTTTGATTTTGCCTCGCGGAGTTCCCGATCATTCTTGGGTTTGGTCGCGGCGACATTCTGCAGCGATGGGGGCTGATCACTGCGTGTCTTGGTCTTCGGATCCGGCAGATTCATCGCATCGGGCGGATACTCATTTTCTGTTCCGGGGGGTCGGGTCAACGGCTCTTCGTTCGTGCGGAATGACAACCAGAGGAAGAACGGCTGCTCCTTGTGCGTTTCGATGAACTCGATCGCTCGATCCGCCTCCCAGTCGGTCAGGAACTTGTCGGCCGTCTTCTTCTCACCTTGCACCCAGACAGGGCACTGTTCCCACTTCCATCCGTGACCCTCGGCATCCACGTCCTGCGTGGCAACGAAGTCCGTCAGGCCGAAACCGGGGGCCTTGGCCGTCGTCCCGGGCAGGTTCCACTTTCCCACGATGCCGCATCTGTAGCCGGCAGCCTGGAGCTGGGCTGTGAATGTATCGCTGCTCGATGCGAGAGCAGACTTGTCGGTGACCACGCCGTGCGAGTGCGGGTACCGGCCAGTGAGAATGCTCGCCATGCTGGCGGCGCTCATCGGCGTCGGCGTATAACATCGCTGGAAACACAGCCCGTCACCAGCAAGCCGGTCGAGATTGGGCGTTTTGATCTGCGGGTGGCCCTCAAAACCGGTCATGCCGGCCGATTGGTTGCCGACAGTGATCAGAATGAAGTTGGGACCGGAGGGAATGGCTCGTTTGACCGCGGGCCTGCTGGCAGGGGCCGAGGCCGTCGTCGGTCTGCTGGCGAGGAGCCAGGCAGGTAAGCCGGCAGGGTGTGTC includes these proteins:
- a CDS encoding alcohol dehydrogenase catalytic domain-containing protein, encoding MKAARLTGPNQIEYLDVPQPVCADDEVLVQVKCVGVCGTDAEMYRGTMAYFKMGWTQYPITLGHEWSGVVVERGRKVTEFSVGDRVTGDVTIGCHRCENCLRGSYNLCLSKIEVGLCRGKDGAYAEYLTMPARHTFRVPDTVSFEEAAMTEPAATVVKAIRKAPFEPGAVCVILGDGPIGLLGLQAAEACGAGKLVLTGTVDAKLQLGHELGADVVVNVRRQDLQEVIEDLTGGVGADYVMEASGSVEAMQQAVAIARMGGIVSVVGLPEIPVPEFDMGNVAVRDLNIITSVASPNVFPQTLRLMAKSKIRTRPLISHELPLSETVKAFDLQINHPAERLKIMLHP
- a CDS encoding cyclophilin-like fold protein: MPQAIRITIGEMVFDAELNDSGTAARILDALPIDGEVNRWGDEIYFTIPVEGDRSDSMRTEMSVGELAYWPPGAAFCIFWGPTPASKGDEPRAASNVVPIGRVIGDLSELSTSRDGEPVRIERA
- a CDS encoding endonuclease III domain-containing protein produces the protein MSSRTSQTLRAFYDAMYNALGPQHWWPAQTPTEVIIGAILTQNTAWRNVERAIDNLKRAKALDWKRLHELSLEELAELIRPAGTFNVKARRLKSFIQWFHDRFDLDLDRMFEMSVSSLREGLLEIPGIGRETADAILLYAGQKPSFVVDAYTARILYRHHLIDRSADYDEIKELFESNLPDDVKLFNEYHALLVDVGKKHCRPRARCEGCPLRRFEHDAERED
- a CDS encoding sulfatase-like hydrolase/transferase translates to MMMLTTCRRLLQVWLIVSLMVSIGWSAVPTTWPGDSVTGPYHSRLFSRPATHPAGLPAWLLASRPTTASAPASRPAVKRAIPSGPNFILITVGNQSAGMTGFEGHPQIKTPNLDRLAGDGLCFQRCYTPTPMSAASMASILTGRYPHSHGVVTDKSALASSSDTFTAQLQAAGYRCGIVGKWNLPGTTAKAPGFGLTDFVATQDVDAEGHGWKWEQCPVWVQGEKKTADKFLTDWEADRAIEFIETHKEQPFFLWLSFRTNEEPLTRPPGTENEYPPDAMNLPDPKTKTRSDQPPSLQNVAATKPKNDRELREAKSKYAAMVSRMDENIGRLAARLDELHLREKTVVIITSDGGFALGEHGLYGRGPFIYDVMVRCPLVVRYPKLVPGGGRCARTVSLVDLAPTICELAGLPRSPMMHGHSLVALLRNPESNALPDERFIEYDAQDSGRSILIRGLVTSQYKYARYLRQDNNYDVLYHLTHDAEEMNNVAKKPDLARHYAGVVKVLQNRVEHFRKVTRDQAR